Proteins encoded within one genomic window of Lampris incognitus isolate fLamInc1 chromosome 1, fLamInc1.hap2, whole genome shotgun sequence:
- the cetn4 gene encoding uncharacterized protein cetn4 — protein sequence MASGYRKPTPSASQRKTAGPTPELTEEQKQEIREAFDLFDTECTGTLDVKELKVAMRALGFEPKKEEIKKMIADVDTEGSGKINFSEFLCMMTQKMSEKDFTEEALKAFRLFDDDCTGKISFKNLKRVAKELGESMTDTELQDMINEADRDGDGEINEQEFMRIMKKTNLY from the exons ATG GCTTCGGGCTACCGAAAACCCACTCCTTCCGCCAGCCAAAGGAAAACGGCAGGTCCGACACCGGAGCTGACCGAGGAGCAAAAGCAGGAGATCAGGGAAGCGTTTGACCTCTTTGACACCGAGTGCACAGGCACGCTGGACGTGAAGGAGCTGAAG GTTGCCATGCGAGCTCTTGGCTTTGAGCCCAAGAAGGAGGAAATAAAGAAGATGATCGCAGACGTGGACACAGAAGGCTCTGGGAAAATCAACTTCAGTGAATTTCTCTGCATGATGACACAAAAAATG agtGAAAAGGATTTCACAGAAGAAGCACTAAAGGCTTTCCGCTTGTTCGATGATGACTGCACAGGGAAAATCTCCTTCAAAAACCTAAAGAGAGTCGCAAAGGAGCTGGGTGAAAGCATGACAGATACAGAACTGCAG GACATGATAAACGAGGCGGACCGAGACGGCGACGGAGAGATCAACGAGCAGGAGTTCATGAGGATCATGAAGAAGACCAATCTGTACTGA
- the bbs12 gene encoding Bardet-Biedl syndrome 12 protein, whose amino-acid sequence MSGRTLVNQRQHVGLQKLSALAGVAPSFLGPHKKWKFIQDGANGECAILVCSCFRLLENAEVTCAVGQLVCETVRAQQKIYHSGTGCLLFLAGAWSRAALQCLQKGIPVPHIIAAMSEGMDICLDTCKKTRVPMEDVCLTCAENGVATSEQSHLMLPKQPAAGLSREMPRLGWTVGGNKNHSSRAPWKPKLTHSRHFCEAKSDVSALSASRSQNSKTVDISRVARAVCHGCVHAMDLVIEASRLQSQSSAGDACCSTFDVSKVVTCLLPGLTEEHACVLPGCVVLLSDERVPVAQHLQQRPLTVALVNGDLCHKYRHLGFNKPTGVGRMTDKLEPGTLGKEDEWTESVLRVLLKVNVNLVLVSGTVSEKLLQRCFSHHILVVGKIKASVLKAFANATGAVPITYATQLTMHSVGTGAQVVLWRDVSSDQRRPSVAVSISTESSSGLVTAVLASCVHGKLQGLEDQFWSCCYRLHHALKDRELLPGAGVTEMLCIHHLQKQAEVRVKRPAVMTGDSVQPPEGDGGGNPYRDVVLCLMADGLTDYVSNILMNGGGFSRLGAWTAVGQQVRDLKGEFSIDAKFSGLLLASDAVESGVPSDGQSGEAAELKVYDNLSVKVEAWRKALDLVFLVLQTDAEVITGVDPKTAGAQENLFLL is encoded by the coding sequence ATGTCTGGAAGGACGCTCGTAAACCAAAGGCAGCACGTCGGTCTGCAGAAGCTCTCGGCGCTGGCAGGGGTCGCGCCGTCTTTTTTGGGACCCCACAAGAAATGGAAATTCATCCAGGATGGCGCAAACGGAGAGTGCGCCATCCTGGTCTGTTCCTGTTTCCGCCTCTTGGAGAACGCAGAAGTGACCTGTGCGGTGGGCCAGCTCGTTTGCGAGACTGTCCGGGCCCAGCAGAAGATTTACCACTCGGGGACGGGATGCCTTCTCTTTCTTGCAGGTGCGTGGAGTCGAGCCGCCCTGCAGTGTCTCCAGAAGGGGATCCCGGTGCCACACATCATCGCAGCCATGTCCGAAGGCATGGATATATGTTTGGACACGTGCAAGAAAACACGTGTCCCGATGGAGGATGTCTGTTTAACGTGCGCGGAGAATGGCGTTGCGACGTCTGAACAGTCACACCTCATGCTGCCGAAGCAACCGGCTGCGGGTCTCTCAAGAGAGATGCCCCGCCTCGGCTGGACAGTGGGAGGCAACAAGAATCACAGCAGTCGTGCACCGTGGAAACCCAAACTCACTCACAGCCGGCATTTCTGTGAAGCCAAGTCTGATGTCTCCGCACTGTCAGCATCTCGTTCTCAGAACTCAAAAACTGTGGACATCTCCCGTGTTGCCAGGGCAGTGTGCCATGGTTGTGTCCATGCGATGGATTTGGTGATCGAGGCCAGTCGACTGCAGTCACAAAGCAGTGCAGGAGACGCCTGCTGCTCGACCTTTGACGTCAGCAAGGTGGTGACTTGCCTTCTCCCCGGCTTGACAGAGGAGCACGCCTGTGTCTTGCCAGGCTGCGTGGTTCTGTTATCTGACGAGCGGGTTCCAGTGGCGCAGCACCTGCAGCAACGGCCCTTGACAGTTGCTCTCGTTAACGGCGACCTGTGTCACAAGTATCGCCACCTCGGCTTCAATAAGCCGACTGGTGTAGGACGCATGACCGACAAGTTGGAACCGGGCACTTTGGGCAAAGAGGACGAATGGACCGAGAGCGTTCTGAGGGTTCTGCTGAAAGTGAATGTGAATCTGGTGTTGGTGAGCGGAACTGTCAGCGAAAAACTGCTTCAGCGGTGCTTCAGTCACCACATATTAGTGGTGGGGAAAATAAAGGCCTCCGTTTTAAAGGCGTTTGCCAATGCAACGGGCGCAGTCCCCATCACATACGCCACACAACTAACTATGCACAGTGTAGGCACTGGGGCGCAGGTTGTCCTCTGGAGAGACGTCagcagcgaccagaggaggccatcGGTGGCTGTCAGCATCTCCACGGAGAGCAGCAGCGGGCTGGTCACAGCGGTCCTCGCTAGTTGTGTACATGGCAAACTGCAGGGGCTGGAGGACCAGTTCTGGAGCTGTTGTTATCGTTTGCATCACGCGCTCAAAGACCGAGAGCTCCTACCCGGTGCAGGAGTGACAGAGATGCTTTGCATTCACCACCTTCAAAAGCAGGCGGAGGTCCGTGTGAAGCGGCCCGCAGTCATGACAGGCGATTCGGTCCAACCGCCTGAAGGTGACGGAGGAGGTAACCCTTACAGAGACGTAGTGCTGTGTCTCATGGCGGATGGACTCACAGACTATGTCTCCAACATATTGATGAACGGTGGAGGCTTTTCAAGATTGGGAGCCTGGACAGCAGTGGGCCAACAAGTGAGAGACTTAAAGGGAGAATTTAGCATCGATGCCAAGTTTTCCGGACTGTTATTAGCAAGTGATGCTGTGGAGAGCGGAGTCCCTTCAGACGGGCAGTCCGGAGAGGCAGCAGAACTGAAGGTTTATGATAATTTGAGTGTGAAGGTTGAAGCATGGAGGAAAGCTCTGGATCTGGTTTTCCTCGTGTTGCAGACTGATGCAGAGGTCATCACCGGCGTTGACCCTAAAACTGCCGGCGCACAGGAAAACCTCTTTCtgctatga